In Flavobacterium sp. N1736, the following are encoded in one genomic region:
- a CDS encoding PepSY-associated TM helix domain-containing protein produces MSKEIKEKKSKKKDSKIVKKIKQYMYKWHRTIGLITIIPVIFWTLSGLMHPFMAHFFKPEIAHDKLEQQIIDKNQLHFSIQEVLQKNEISQFKNFRIVSFNYATFYQVKTIFGELLYFDTSNAKKLENGDQKYAEWLSRYFLDDQKSAVKKSEVVTEFTSQYKYVNRYLPVYKLSFDRDDAMEVYVETSSGKLATYNPTSRQAFIWFFDTFHNWSFIDAITNNSIRIITMIFLLSIIGFSALSGILIYGLLWKQFKKTDSIQPKKGLRKYHRQIGIWVSLFTLTFAFSGGYHATTKWTPYTLSQMVYEPTFKTKEISLANNALDLDWSRFQNASIITLNDTTYFRCQLFEKGKFKTSKVDSGSKWNKKEDKKSEVVYINATTNKVTPNIDLEYAEFLAYYFTDGAPKAACCEMVESSDEPEISLENAKLLESKVLTDFESREYGFVNKRLPVVKLAYDTPEKTTYFIETATSRLAAVIKSSDMVEGYSFAILHKFLFMDWAGKNIRDLTMVLAALTILIVSILGFILFLKK; encoded by the coding sequence ATGAGCAAAGAAATAAAAGAAAAAAAGTCTAAAAAGAAAGATTCTAAAATCGTCAAGAAAATCAAACAGTATATGTACAAGTGGCATCGCACAATTGGTTTGATTACGATTATTCCCGTAATCTTCTGGACATTATCAGGATTGATGCATCCATTTATGGCGCATTTTTTCAAGCCTGAAATTGCACATGACAAACTGGAACAGCAAATTATTGATAAAAATCAATTGCATTTTTCGATTCAGGAAGTTTTACAAAAAAACGAAATCAGCCAATTCAAGAATTTTAGAATCGTTTCCTTTAACTACGCAACTTTTTATCAGGTAAAAACCATTTTTGGAGAATTGTTGTATTTTGATACTTCAAATGCAAAAAAACTGGAAAACGGAGATCAAAAATATGCAGAATGGCTTTCCAGATATTTTTTAGACGATCAAAAAAGTGCCGTAAAAAAGAGCGAAGTTGTTACTGAATTTACTTCGCAATACAAATATGTAAATCGCTATTTGCCGGTTTATAAACTTAGTTTTGATCGCGATGATGCTATGGAGGTTTATGTAGAAACTTCTTCGGGCAAACTGGCAACGTACAATCCTACTTCAAGACAAGCTTTTATTTGGTTCTTTGATACTTTTCATAACTGGTCGTTTATCGACGCCATTACCAATAACAGCATCCGAATTATTACGATGATTTTCTTGTTATCTATTATTGGTTTTTCTGCCTTGAGCGGTATTTTAATTTATGGTTTATTATGGAAACAATTCAAAAAAACCGATAGTATACAACCTAAAAAAGGACTTAGAAAATACCATCGCCAAATTGGAATCTGGGTTTCACTTTTTACCTTAACTTTTGCTTTTAGCGGCGGTTATCACGCCACCACAAAGTGGACGCCTTACACTTTATCGCAAATGGTTTACGAACCTACATTTAAAACGAAAGAAATTTCTTTGGCAAATAATGCGCTGGATTTAGACTGGAGTCGTTTTCAAAACGCAAGCATTATTACTTTAAACGACACTACTTATTTCCGTTGTCAATTATTCGAAAAAGGAAAATTTAAAACGTCAAAAGTAGATTCAGGTTCAAAATGGAATAAAAAAGAAGATAAAAAATCTGAAGTCGTTTATATCAATGCAACAACCAATAAAGTTACTCCGAATATTGATCTTGAATATGCCGAATTTCTAGCTTATTATTTTACAGATGGAGCGCCAAAAGCAGCTTGTTGCGAAATGGTCGAAAGTTCTGATGAACCGGAAATATCTTTAGAAAATGCAAAACTCTTAGAATCTAAAGTTTTAACTGATTTTGAAAGTAGAGAATATGGCTTTGTCAACAAAAGATTGCCCGTTGTAAAATTGGCGTATGACACTCCCGAAAAAACAACTTATTTTATAGAAACAGCCACTTCAAGATTAGCAGCCGTAATTAAAAGTTCTGACATGGTCGAGGGTTATTCGTTTGCTATTCTGCACAAATTTTTATTTATGGATTGGGCAGGAAAAAACATTCGCGATCTAACAATGGTTTTGGCAGCTTTGACAATTCTGATTGTTAGTATTCTGGGATTTATTTTGTTTTTGAAAAAATAA
- a CDS encoding TrmH family RNA methyltransferase: MIDLDYLAFLENILTDNRKEKFLKVLGNRTKHFTIVVEDVFQMHNTSAVMRSCEVFGIQELNVIEQRYGKKIDKEIAMGAQKWVDIHQYDSVTNCISTLKNQGYQIIATTPHENDCLLEDFDITKPSALFFGTERDGLSEEILEKADGFLKIPMVGFTESLNISVSAAIIIQNLTNRLRNSDINWQLSENEILEKRLAWAKNSIKDIKRIEARYYEENPR; the protein is encoded by the coding sequence ATGATTGATTTAGATTACCTCGCTTTTCTTGAAAATATACTAACAGATAACCGTAAGGAAAAATTCCTGAAAGTACTGGGAAACAGAACCAAACATTTTACAATTGTTGTAGAAGATGTTTTTCAAATGCATAATACCAGCGCTGTTATGCGCAGTTGTGAGGTTTTTGGAATTCAGGAACTAAATGTGATCGAGCAGCGCTACGGAAAAAAAATCGATAAAGAAATTGCGATGGGCGCTCAAAAATGGGTCGATATTCATCAGTATGATTCGGTAACCAATTGTATTTCGACTTTAAAAAATCAGGGATACCAAATTATTGCCACAACGCCACATGAAAATGATTGTTTACTGGAGGATTTTGATATTACAAAACCAAGTGCTTTATTTTTTGGAACAGAAAGAGACGGTTTGTCAGAGGAGATTCTGGAAAAAGCAGACGGTTTTCTTAAAATTCCGATGGTTGGTTTTACAGAGAGTCTGAATATCTCGGTTTCTGCAGCAATTATCATTCAAAACCTAACAAACAGATTACGAAATTCAGATATTAACTGGCAATTGTCAGAAAATGAAATTCTGGAAAAACGTTTGGCTTGGGCTAAAAATTCAATTAAAGATATTAAGCGAATTGAAGCGAGATACTACGAGGAAAACCCTCGGTAG